From a single Micromonospora pallida genomic region:
- a CDS encoding tetratricopeptide repeat protein translates to MDLLEEYRRAAMFFEAGDPTGAVRLLEPIVAAEPGNASVRQLLARAYFQTAQLGRAEEQLRVLVDQDPSDHYAHHVLGRTLERLNRPADALRYLRIAAAMNSANDEYRKALQRVETRVGGTR, encoded by the coding sequence ATGGACCTTCTGGAGGAGTACCGACGGGCGGCCATGTTCTTCGAGGCCGGAGACCCGACCGGAGCCGTACGACTGCTGGAGCCGATCGTGGCGGCCGAGCCGGGCAATGCCTCGGTGCGGCAGTTGCTGGCCCGCGCGTACTTCCAGACGGCGCAGCTCGGCCGGGCCGAGGAGCAGCTCCGGGTGCTGGTCGACCAGGACCCGAGCGACCACTACGCGCACCACGTGCTGGGCCGGACGCTGGAGCGGCTGAACCGACCGGCGGACGCGCTGCGGTACCTGCGCATCGCCGCCGCGATGAACTCGGCCAACGACGAGTACCGCAAGGCCCTGCAACGGGTCGAGACGCGGGTCGGCGGCACCCGCTGA
- a CDS encoding Smr/MutS family protein has translation MKLKLDLHDIFNRGHDIDRALRGIMDEAVAKKATLVEIIPGKGSGQLKKRVLRFLDQKDVKQLYHRVEKDSKNFGRLFVHFRWK, from the coding sequence ATGAAACTGAAGCTGGACCTGCACGACATCTTCAACCGGGGCCACGACATCGACCGCGCCCTGCGCGGGATCATGGACGAGGCGGTGGCGAAGAAGGCCACCCTGGTCGAGATCATCCCGGGCAAGGGCTCCGGCCAGCTCAAGAAGCGGGTGCTGCGGTTCCTCGACCAGAAGGACGTCAAGCAGCTCTACCACCGGGTCGAGAAGGACTCCAAGAACTTCGGCCGCCTCTTCGTCCACTTCCGCTGGAAGTAG
- a CDS encoding ROK family protein: protein MVTTLAIDCGGGGIKATVLDEAGTMRARPMRVPTPYPLPPSLFVKTLLDLAGQLPTADRLTVGMPGMLRHGVVVATPHYVTRSGPRSRVDPELLAEWSGYDVRTALADAFGVPALVLNDAEVHGAGVVAGSGCELVLTLGTGLGCALFDGGVLAPHLELSQAPVRWGMTYDTYVGEPERRRLGDGFWSRRVRQVVDGLRPVFRWDRIYLGGGNSRLIRPEQLARMGEDVVVVPNTAALVGGVRAWQLTPPASVDRRPAG from the coding sequence GTGGTGACCACGTTGGCGATCGACTGCGGTGGCGGCGGCATCAAGGCGACGGTGCTCGACGAGGCGGGGACGATGCGGGCCCGACCGATGCGGGTGCCCACCCCGTACCCGCTGCCGCCGAGCCTCTTCGTCAAGACGCTGCTGGACCTCGCCGGGCAGCTGCCGACCGCCGACCGGCTGACCGTGGGCATGCCCGGCATGCTCCGGCACGGAGTGGTGGTGGCCACCCCGCACTACGTCACCCGGTCCGGGCCCCGCTCCCGGGTCGACCCGGAACTGCTCGCCGAGTGGTCCGGGTACGACGTGCGTACCGCGCTCGCCGACGCCTTCGGGGTGCCGGCGCTGGTGCTGAACGACGCCGAGGTGCACGGTGCCGGTGTGGTCGCCGGCAGCGGCTGCGAGCTGGTGCTGACTCTCGGCACCGGGCTTGGCTGCGCCCTCTTCGACGGCGGGGTGCTCGCCCCGCACCTGGAACTGTCCCAGGCCCCGGTGCGCTGGGGGATGACCTACGACACCTACGTCGGCGAGCCGGAGCGCCGCCGGTTGGGCGACGGCTTCTGGTCCCGACGGGTTCGGCAGGTGGTGGACGGGCTGCGGCCGGTGTTCCGCTGGGACCGGATCTACCTGGGCGGCGGCAACTCCCGACTGATCCGGCCGGAGCAGCTCGCGCGGATGGGCGAGGACGTGGTGGTCGTTCCGAACACCGCCGCCCTGGTCGGTGGGGTCCGGGCCTGGCAGCTCACCCCGCCGGCTTCCGTCGACCGGCGTCCGGCCGGCTGA
- a CDS encoding tetratricopeptide repeat protein, with amino-acid sequence MLPAEALVAPEAVPAPAGLVNLPMRLRLFVGREDALGRLDTAVEDPGVVVVQAVHGLGGIGKSTLVAQWAHTHRDGHRPIWWITADSPAALDAGLAALAAALRPSLGAAMPAPTLREWAVQWLAYHDGWLLILDNVTDPGHITGLLARLPRGRILVTSRRATGWPDIVTPLRLDVLEPHQAVDLLTGIVSRSGAVIDPVDAAAVCTELGCLPLAVEQAGAYLAQTGVTAADYLRLLAEYPAQMYRDGEEGRAAERTVARVWQVTLDALADDPLPGHLLRTLAWYAPEAIPRSLWHRLGDVEPAVVRAIGRLAAYNMLTIDPTTQAVTVHRLVQAVARTPDPDNTHRQPDDITTARVAAAIGLIAALPDDWRAPTTWPTWHALTHHIDALVTHTRPHATDADRAAQACLLNSAGMFLEGQGNLSQAIAYFGQALTDYRRTLGDDAPETLSSMNNLATAYQAVGDLKRAIPLYKQVITECRRTLGDDAPETLSSMNNLAGAYQAVGNLKRAIPLYKQVITECRRTLGDDHPDTLGSVNNLAGAYQAAGDLKQAISLYDQAIAAGQRTLDTDHPQMLTFRNGLANTYHLVGNLPQAISLLKQVLTDGRRLFGPRHPETLIFANNLAYAYKSAGNLKRAIPLYEQVLTDRRKVLGDNHPDTLLSVNNLAGAYWSAGSLERAILLLKQTLTGCQRVLGTDHPQTRIVYNRLQAAVASRRG; translated from the coding sequence GTGTTACCCGCAGAGGCGCTGGTCGCGCCGGAGGCGGTGCCGGCACCGGCCGGGCTGGTCAACCTGCCGATGCGGCTGCGGCTGTTCGTGGGTCGCGAGGACGCGCTGGGCCGGCTGGATACGGCGGTTGAGGATCCTGGTGTGGTGGTCGTGCAGGCCGTCCACGGGCTTGGCGGTATCGGCAAGAGCACCCTGGTGGCCCAGTGGGCGCACACGCATCGCGACGGCCACCGGCCGATCTGGTGGATCACCGCCGACAGTCCCGCCGCCCTCGACGCCGGACTGGCCGCCCTGGCCGCCGCGCTGCGGCCGAGTCTCGGCGCGGCGATGCCGGCACCAACCTTGCGGGAGTGGGCCGTGCAGTGGCTGGCCTACCACGACGGTTGGCTGCTCATCCTCGACAACGTCACCGATCCCGGCCACATCACCGGCCTGTTGGCCCGGCTACCCCGAGGTCGAATACTGGTGACCAGCCGCCGCGCCACCGGCTGGCCCGACATCGTGACCCCGCTACGCCTGGATGTCCTCGAACCACACCAGGCAGTCGACCTACTGACCGGAATCGTGTCTCGCTCCGGCGCCGTCATCGACCCCGTCGACGCCGCCGCCGTGTGTACCGAGCTGGGCTGCCTGCCGCTGGCAGTGGAACAGGCTGGCGCCTACCTGGCCCAAACCGGTGTCACCGCCGCCGACTACCTCCGGCTTCTCGCCGAGTATCCCGCCCAGATGTACCGCGACGGTGAAGAAGGCCGCGCCGCCGAACGAACGGTCGCCCGGGTCTGGCAGGTCACCCTCGACGCCCTCGCCGACGACCCCCTACCCGGCCACCTGCTACGGACCCTGGCCTGGTACGCACCGGAAGCCATCCCCCGCAGCCTGTGGCACCGTCTCGGCGACGTGGAGCCGGCGGTGGTGCGGGCGATCGGCCGACTGGCCGCCTACAACATGCTCACCATCGACCCCACCACCCAAGCCGTGACCGTGCACCGACTCGTCCAAGCCGTCGCCCGCACCCCAGACCCCGACAACACACACCGCCAACCCGACGACATCACCACCGCCCGAGTCGCGGCCGCCATTGGCTTGATCGCCGCACTACCCGACGACTGGCGTGCCCCCACCACCTGGCCGACATGGCACGCCCTGACACACCACATCGACGCCCTGGTCACCCACACCAGGCCGCATGCCACCGACGCCGACCGCGCAGCACAGGCGTGTCTACTCAACTCGGCCGGGATGTTCCTTGAGGGCCAGGGAAACCTGTCCCAGGCCATCGCCTATTTCGGGCAGGCCCTCACCGACTATCGGCGGACACTCGGCGACGACGCCCCCGAGACACTGTCCTCGATGAACAACCTCGCCACCGCCTACCAAGCGGTCGGAGACCTGAAACGGGCGATCCCGCTGTACAAACAAGTCATCACCGAATGTCGGCGGACACTCGGCGACGACGCCCCCGAGACACTGTCCTCGATGAACAACCTTGCCGGCGCCTACCAAGCGGTCGGGAACCTGAAACGGGCGATCCCGCTGTACAAACAAGTCATCACCGAATGTCGGCGGACACTCGGCGACGACCACCCAGACACGTTGGGCTCGGTGAACAACCTTGCCGGCGCCTACCAGGCGGCCGGGGACCTGAAGCAGGCGATCTCGCTGTACGACCAGGCCATCGCCGCCGGTCAGCGGACGCTCGACACCGACCACCCGCAGATGCTGACCTTCCGGAATGGCCTCGCCAACACCTACCATCTGGTTGGAAACCTTCCGCAGGCGATCTCGCTACTCAAGCAGGTCCTCACCGACGGTCGACGGTTATTCGGCCCCAGGCACCCAGAGACCTTGATCTTTGCGAACAACCTTGCCTACGCCTACAAGTCGGCCGGAAATTTGAAACGGGCGATCCCGTTGTACGAACAGGTTCTCACCGACCGGCGGAAGGTGCTTGGCGACAACCACCCGGATACGCTGCTCTCGGTGAACAACCTTGCCGGCGCCTACTGGTCAGCCGGAAGCCTGGAGCGGGCGATTCTCCTGCTCAAGCAGACCCTCACCGGCTGTCAGCGGGTGCTGGGCACCGACCACCCACAAACACGGATCGTCTACAACCGCCTACAAGCTGCCGTCGCGTCGCGACGAGGGTAA
- a CDS encoding alpha-N-arabinofuranosidase — protein MRTAQVTVDPAFAIGAADRRLFGSFVEHMGRCVYGGVFEPGHPEADADGFRTDVLGLTRELGVSVVRYPGGNFVSGYRWEDGVGPVGDRPRRLDLAWKTIETNAFGLHEFMTWAARAQVEPMMAVNLGTRGVQEACDLLEYTNHPSGTALSDLRRKHGAEQPYGVRLWCLGNELDGPWQVGHKTAAEYGRLAAETARAMKLVDPSISLVACGSSNRGMPTFASWEATVLEHTYEHVDYISAHTYYDPSDGDQASILASAVDMDSFIREVVATADHVAAKQRHRRKLRISFDEWNVWYQSRLQADLDRRGWVEAPALIEDTFTALDAVVVGDLLVTLLRHADRVGVACQAQLANVIAPIRTRTAGPAWRQSIFHPFALTARYARGTVLRTEPVSPTYPTARYGDVPVLDTVAVHDEERGELVVFAVNRGDTDLALDLDLRGLPRPSGQSHLTLAAGEDPTASNTEAEPDRVTPRETTTPTVDGGRCAVRLPAISWNLLRFATRP, from the coding sequence TTGCGTACCGCTCAGGTGACGGTCGATCCCGCCTTCGCGATCGGCGCGGCCGACCGCCGACTCTTCGGGTCGTTCGTCGAGCACATGGGACGCTGCGTCTACGGGGGTGTCTTCGAGCCCGGTCACCCCGAGGCCGACGCCGACGGGTTCCGTACCGACGTCCTGGGGCTCACCCGCGAACTGGGCGTCTCGGTGGTCCGCTACCCCGGCGGCAACTTCGTCTCCGGCTACCGCTGGGAGGACGGCGTCGGCCCGGTCGGCGACCGGCCACGCCGGCTCGACCTGGCCTGGAAGACGATCGAGACCAACGCCTTCGGCCTCCACGAGTTCATGACCTGGGCGGCCCGGGCCCAGGTGGAACCGATGATGGCGGTCAACCTCGGCACCCGGGGCGTCCAGGAGGCCTGCGACCTGCTGGAGTACACCAACCACCCGAGCGGGACGGCGCTGTCCGACCTGCGCCGCAAGCACGGCGCGGAGCAGCCGTACGGGGTGCGGCTCTGGTGCCTCGGCAACGAGCTGGACGGCCCCTGGCAGGTCGGACACAAGACCGCCGCCGAGTACGGCCGGCTGGCCGCCGAGACCGCCCGCGCGATGAAGCTGGTCGACCCGTCGATCAGCCTGGTCGCCTGCGGCAGCTCCAACCGGGGCATGCCCACCTTCGCCTCCTGGGAGGCGACCGTGCTCGAGCACACCTACGAGCACGTCGACTACATCTCCGCGCACACCTACTACGACCCGTCCGACGGCGACCAGGCCAGCATCCTGGCCTCGGCGGTCGACATGGACAGTTTCATCCGCGAGGTGGTCGCCACCGCCGACCACGTCGCGGCGAAGCAGCGCCACCGGCGCAAGCTCAGGATCTCCTTCGACGAGTGGAACGTCTGGTACCAGTCCCGCCTCCAGGCCGACCTGGACCGGCGCGGCTGGGTGGAGGCCCCGGCGCTGATCGAGGACACCTTCACCGCCCTCGACGCGGTGGTCGTCGGCGACCTGCTGGTCACCCTGCTCCGGCACGCCGACCGGGTCGGCGTGGCCTGCCAGGCGCAACTGGCGAACGTGATCGCCCCGATCCGGACCCGCACCGCCGGCCCGGCCTGGCGGCAGAGCATCTTCCACCCGTTCGCGCTCACCGCCCGGTACGCCCGCGGCACGGTGCTGCGTACCGAGCCGGTCTCCCCGACCTACCCCACTGCCCGGTACGGGGACGTACCGGTGCTCGACACCGTGGCGGTGCACGACGAGGAGCGCGGCGAGCTGGTCGTCTTCGCGGTCAACCGGGGCGATACGGACCTCGCGTTGGACCTCGACCTGCGCGGCCTGCCCCGACCCTCCGGTCAGTCCCACCTGACCCTCGCCGCCGGGGAGGACCCGACGGCGAGCAACACCGAGGCCGAGCCCGACCGGGTCACGCCCCGGGAGACCACCACCCCCACGGTCGACGGCGGCCGGTGCGCGGTGCGCCTGCCCGCTATCTCGTGGAACCTGCTGCGTTTCGCCACCCGCCCCTGA
- a CDS encoding ABC-F family ATP-binding cassette domain-containing protein, which produces MSATMIVKDLSAGHGDRLLFAGLDLVVAPGDVVGLVGPNGAGKSTLLRTLAGLLPVEAGGVTLSPPTANVGHLPQEPERRPGESVRDFLARRTGVTAAQAALDAATEALTAGAAGADDAYAEALERWLALGGADLAERAEQVAAELGLGVGLDHPMTGLSGGQAARAGLASLLLSRYDVFLLDEPTNDLDLAGLAKLEEFVTGLRAGTVLVSHDREFLTRTVTRILELDLHQQQVNHFGGGYAAYLEEREVARRHARAEYEEYADTRAGLEERARTQRAWMEKGVRNARRKATDPDKNVKHFRGQTSEKQAAKARQTERLIERLDVVEEPRKEWELRMEIAAAPRAGAVVAALREAVVRRGSFTLGPVTLQIDWADRVAVTGANGSGKSTLLAALLGRVPLESGHASLGPGVVVGEVDQARGLFVGDEPLLDAFRAAVPEMSPADARTLLAKFGLRADHVLRPAATLSPGERTRAALALLQGRGVNLLVLDEPTNHLDLPAIEQLESALAGYPGTLLLVTHDRRMLAAIETNRRLHVNGGRIAEL; this is translated from the coding sequence ATGAGCGCCACGATGATCGTCAAGGACCTCTCCGCCGGCCACGGCGACCGGCTTCTCTTCGCCGGGCTCGACCTGGTGGTGGCCCCCGGTGACGTGGTCGGCCTGGTCGGGCCGAACGGCGCCGGCAAGTCGACGCTGCTGCGTACCCTCGCCGGGCTGCTCCCGGTGGAGGCCGGTGGCGTCACGCTGAGCCCGCCCACCGCGAACGTCGGGCACCTGCCGCAGGAGCCGGAACGTCGCCCCGGCGAGTCGGTCCGCGACTTCCTGGCCCGCCGGACGGGCGTCACGGCCGCGCAGGCCGCGCTGGACGCCGCCACCGAGGCGCTCACCGCCGGGGCGGCCGGCGCGGACGACGCGTACGCCGAGGCGCTGGAGCGCTGGCTCGCCCTCGGCGGCGCGGACCTGGCCGAACGCGCCGAGCAGGTGGCCGCCGAGCTGGGGCTCGGTGTCGGCCTGGACCACCCGATGACCGGGCTCTCCGGTGGGCAGGCGGCCCGCGCCGGGCTGGCCTCGCTGCTGCTCAGCCGGTATGACGTCTTCCTGCTCGACGAGCCGACAAACGACCTCGACCTGGCCGGGCTGGCGAAGCTGGAGGAGTTCGTCACCGGGCTACGGGCCGGCACGGTGCTGGTCAGCCACGACCGCGAGTTCCTGACCCGCACGGTCACCCGGATCCTGGAGCTGGACCTGCACCAGCAGCAGGTCAACCACTTCGGCGGTGGCTACGCCGCGTACCTGGAGGAACGTGAGGTGGCCCGCCGGCACGCCCGCGCCGAGTACGAGGAGTACGCCGACACCCGCGCCGGGCTGGAGGAGCGGGCCCGGACCCAGCGGGCCTGGATGGAGAAGGGTGTCCGGAACGCCCGGCGCAAGGCCACCGACCCGGACAAGAACGTCAAGCACTTCCGGGGCCAGACCAGCGAGAAGCAGGCGGCCAAGGCCCGGCAGACCGAGCGGTTGATCGAACGGCTGGACGTGGTCGAGGAGCCACGCAAGGAGTGGGAGCTGCGGATGGAGATCGCCGCCGCGCCGCGCGCCGGCGCCGTCGTGGCCGCGCTCCGCGAGGCAGTGGTACGCCGAGGCAGTTTCACCCTCGGCCCGGTGACCCTTCAGATCGACTGGGCCGACCGGGTGGCGGTGACCGGGGCGAACGGGTCGGGCAAGTCGACCCTGCTCGCGGCGCTGCTCGGTCGGGTGCCGCTGGAGTCCGGGCACGCCTCGCTCGGGCCGGGCGTGGTGGTCGGTGAGGTCGACCAGGCCCGGGGGCTCTTCGTCGGCGACGAGCCGCTGTTGGACGCCTTCCGGGCCGCCGTACCGGAGATGTCGCCGGCCGACGCGCGGACCCTGCTGGCCAAGTTCGGCCTGCGCGCCGACCACGTGTTGCGGCCGGCGGCGACCCTCTCCCCCGGTGAGCGGACCCGGGCGGCGCTGGCGTTGTTGCAGGGGCGCGGGGTGAACCTGCTGGTGCTGGACGAGCCGACCAACCACCTCGACCTGCCCGCCATCGAGCAGTTGGAGTCGGCGTTGGCGGGCTACCCCGGCACGCTGCTGCTGGTCACCCACGACCGACGGATGCTGGCGGCGATCGAGACCAACCGGCGGCTGCACGTCAACGGCGGACGGATCGCCGAACTCTGA
- a CDS encoding LacI family DNA-binding transcriptional regulator: protein MRHRLKDVAEKAGVSVKTVSNVVNGYQHVRPTTRARVEQAIAELNYRPNLSARNLRKGRTGVIALAVPELDIPYFAELARHVVVAAAEQGWTVLIDQTGGSREQERVAASGIGDHLIDGLIFSPLALTAEDLAGLDGTPMVLLGERVDHGPADHVMVDNVAAAREITAHLAGLGRHRIAAIGSQRTEEGATARLRLAGYRAALADAGIGYDERLVAPASVWHRADGAAAMRDLLAAGVRPDAVFCFNDTLALGALRALHEHALRVPEDVAVAGFDDIEDGRFSIPTLSTVAPDKERIGRLAVELLAGRIAGDRDAPPRTLTAPYRLELRESTLGR from the coding sequence GTGCGGCACAGGCTCAAGGACGTGGCCGAGAAGGCCGGCGTGTCCGTGAAGACCGTATCGAACGTCGTCAACGGATACCAGCATGTCCGGCCGACCACCCGGGCGCGGGTCGAGCAGGCGATCGCGGAGCTGAACTACCGGCCGAACCTCTCCGCCCGCAACCTGCGCAAGGGGCGTACCGGGGTGATCGCCCTCGCCGTGCCGGAGCTGGACATTCCCTACTTCGCCGAGTTGGCCCGGCACGTCGTGGTGGCCGCCGCCGAGCAGGGCTGGACGGTGCTGATCGACCAGACCGGCGGCAGTCGCGAGCAGGAACGGGTGGCCGCCAGCGGCATCGGCGACCACCTCATCGACGGGCTGATCTTCAGTCCGCTCGCGCTCACCGCCGAGGACCTCGCCGGTCTGGACGGCACCCCGATGGTGCTGCTCGGGGAGCGGGTCGACCACGGACCGGCCGACCACGTGATGGTCGACAACGTGGCCGCCGCCCGAGAGATCACCGCCCACCTGGCCGGACTCGGCCGGCACCGGATCGCCGCGATCGGCTCGCAGCGCACCGAGGAGGGGGCCACCGCGCGGTTGCGGCTCGCTGGCTACCGCGCCGCCCTCGCCGATGCCGGTATCGGCTACGACGAGCGGCTGGTCGCCCCCGCGTCGGTCTGGCACCGCGCCGACGGCGCCGCCGCCATGCGTGACCTGCTCGCCGCCGGGGTACGCCCCGACGCCGTCTTCTGCTTCAACGACACCCTCGCCCTGGGCGCGCTGCGTGCCCTGCACGAGCACGCCCTGCGGGTGCCCGAGGACGTCGCGGTCGCCGGCTTCGACGACATCGAGGACGGCCGGTTCTCCATCCCCACCCTGAGCACCGTCGCCCCGGACAAGGAGCGCATCGGCCGGCTCGCGGTGGAGTTGCTGGCCGGCCGGATCGCGGGTGACCGGGACGCCCCGCCCCGTACGCTCACCGCTCCGTACCGGCTCGAACTCCGGGAGAGCACCCTCGGCCGCTGA
- a CDS encoding methyltransferase domain-containing protein has product MVALAQAPPSAERLRAIDVFLTQAWTDQARHDDRLRDLAVDVRFDRGVAHLTGEVPSAADLRLVRDRVGRLAGVFGVWSRVVVAGRAPVVVDLGCGGTKQYPGNLGLDIFPAPGVDAVADLSGALPLADDSVDVLFAVHILEHLLDFLPLVDECHRVLRPGGVLHVMSPWWRHVNAVADPTHVRLLDVQTIKGVCGQRPPGTPRWYPLHAGCDGASIFADLTPLDADAPGPEPSHLARFFD; this is encoded by the coding sequence ATGGTCGCGTTGGCGCAGGCACCGCCCTCGGCCGAGCGGCTGAGGGCGATCGACGTCTTCCTCACCCAGGCGTGGACGGACCAGGCCCGGCACGACGACCGGCTGCGCGACCTGGCGGTCGACGTACGGTTCGACCGGGGGGTGGCGCACCTGACCGGTGAGGTGCCCTCGGCGGCGGACCTGCGGCTGGTCCGCGACCGGGTCGGCCGGCTGGCCGGGGTGTTCGGGGTCTGGTCGCGGGTCGTCGTCGCCGGCCGGGCGCCGGTTGTCGTCGACCTGGGCTGTGGTGGCACCAAGCAGTACCCGGGCAACCTCGGGCTGGACATCTTTCCCGCCCCGGGCGTGGACGCGGTGGCGGACCTGTCCGGGGCACTGCCACTTGCCGACGACTCGGTCGACGTCCTCTTCGCGGTGCACATCCTCGAACACCTGCTCGACTTCCTGCCGCTGGTGGACGAGTGCCACCGGGTGCTCCGGCCCGGCGGTGTCCTGCACGTGATGAGTCCCTGGTGGCGGCACGTGAACGCGGTCGCCGACCCGACCCACGTACGGCTGCTCGACGTACAGACGATCAAGGGGGTCTGCGGGCAACGCCCACCCGGCACACCGCGCTGGTACCCGCTGCACGCCGGCTGCGACGGGGCGTCGATCTTCGCCGACCTGACGCCGCTCGACGCCGACGCCCCGGGACCGGAACCGTCCCACCTGGCCCGCTTCTTCGACTGA